In Xiphias gladius isolate SHS-SW01 ecotype Sanya breed wild chromosome 5, ASM1685928v1, whole genome shotgun sequence, the following are encoded in one genomic region:
- the abca4a gene encoding retinal-specific phospholipid-transporting ATPase ABCA4a — MGAGRQVKLLLWKNWTIRKRQRVRFFMEIMWPVMLFMGLVWLRRVNPLYRQHECHFPNKAMPSAGVLPWIQGIFCNANNPCFQYPTRGESPGLVSNYNYSILARFYSDAQELLSSDPEFLQLGRLWRELNAMSSLMDILRTHPEQVSGRGVKVETILKDDETLTSFLLRDVPLTESVVYQLVNSQIRPEQFAFGVPDLHLKDIACNLNLLERFLIFPSRRGLYAVRNAMCILTQQRLQIIEDKFYANVDFFKLFRLLPLVLDNHSQGIDIHSWVRVVSAASDKLRELFQRNSSRELLQLMAPLFQNSLSFRQVMAAASRLVCGYTEGAFSRVTSFNWYEDNNYKAFLGISSSRAQGHYTYDNSTTLFCNDLMRELESNPATRIVWNSVKPMLMGQILYAPDSPAVRQIIRNANTTFEELERLRTMGKAWEEVAPQIWAFFQDGVQVKMIRDTICNPSVMDFIDRSLEEAPFSSKHILNFLYNGPPEGRPDDMPDFDWRNIFNLTDRVIRMLNRYGDCVILDKFVALPDEDAVTQRALDLLEESKFWAGLVFVNMYPWTANVPPHVKFKIRMDIDAVERTNKVKDRYWDPGPRADPMDDLRYVWGGFAYLQDIIEHGIIKTQTGREWPLGVYLQQMPYPCYVDDLFMLTLNRCFPIFMVLAWVYSVSMIVKSIVLEKELRLKETLRAMGVTNGVIWATWFIDSFIMMGTSTALLTAIIMGGRVLNYSNPIILFLFLLTFTMATIMQCFLLSVFFNQANLAAACCGIVYFTLYLPHIFFFAWQDRITKDMKILVSLLSQVAFGFGTEYLSRYEEQGLGLQWDNIQTSPLEGDEFSFLTSICMMGLDTALYAVLAWYLDNVFPGQYGIGRPFYFPFLPCYWVNTVAPASSNNKLELHQKGFDNLANKDQGEQQKKVEEENQEPEKNQEKPKTLEETASCEHQAQRERLGKENQAEGEENKEKDGQPFFEAEPADLVKGVCIQDLVKVFGSSSRPAVDGLSISFYESQITAFLGHNGAGKTTTMSILTGMFPPTSGTATIYGKDIRRDMDTIRLSLGMCPQHNILFQHMTVAEHILFYSLLKGRPIAEAEEEVENMLQDLGLPHKRDELTQNLSGGMQRKLSVALAFVGGAKVVILDEPTSGVDPYSRRSIWDLLLKYRAGRTVIMSTHHMDEADLLSDRVAIISQGRLYCCGSPIFLKNCFGAGFYLTLVRRMKHDAPKASCDCTEDCSCECSKCSKFKANTEERQAADGQMDGNMERITALVHHHVPQARLVEAIGQELTYLLPNRNFQPRAYASLFRELEETLVDIGLSSFGVSDTSLEEIFLKATADGNATDRKCIQDKRSLQQTSRASLCGFNRVAVDMEPLEETDGASHGNRQDPCGVLESGAGRGSYQVRGLCLTIKQFFALLIKRLHHTTRSYKDFFAQIVLPASFVFLALTFTLIVPPFGEYPSLTLSPWMYGRQYTFFSNERPMDAQMRYFGKVLLDKPGFGTRCMVDEPLEDFPCNNITTEWEMPLVNPALIDMLAGPEWNSLRPSPDCQCSTPRKLTMLPVCPEGAGGLPPPQRIQSTGDVLMDLTGRNISDYLVKTYPRLIRTSLKSKYWVNEQRYGGISVGGQLPVLGLQPKTIQDAAAQLGRLLNVTGGKYSKQTLEDIGTFLRYMETQNNVKVWYNNKGWHSMVSFMNVANNAILRAHLAKGANLDEYGITTINHPLNLTKEQLSEITVLTTSVDAVVAICVIFAMSFVPASFVVYLIQERVTQAKHLQFVSGVSPLVYWMANFVWDMVNYSISAAMVVEIFIFFDKKCYTSPTNLQPLVALLILYGWSVTPMMYPMSYIFSVPSTAYVSLSCINLFIGINSSAITFILDLFEGTAALYKFNQLLKTVLLIFPHYCLGRGLIDMAMNQALIDIYAHFGEDYSPDPYNWDFIGKNLFCMAVEGFVYLILNFLFQYRFFLDHWISDCPKPPILDEDVDVTEERQRIYQSGKTNYILGIKDLSKTYTGTVIPAVDQICVGVSPGECFGLLGVNGAGKTTTFKMLTGDIDVTSGEASVAGHSILTNILDVHQNMGYCPQFDAIDELLTGREHLHLYARLRGVPEAEISRVAEWAIQKMGLSEYAGQSAGTYSGGNKRKLSTAIAMIGCPSLVLLDEPTTGMDPLSRRFLWNSILSVIQDRRAVVLTSHSMEECEALCTRLAIMVNGSFKCLGTIQHLKYKFGDGYVLTMKIRAAKPGCAPDLNPAEAFMESTFPGCIQREKHYNTLQYKISSSSLARIFQMVLANKDKLKIEDYSVSQTTLDQVFVNFARQQSREDDTIVLHPKAAGAQRYIDTRPIQSLGK; from the exons ATGGGGGCCGGAAGACAGGTCAAACTCCTGCTGTGGAAGAACTGGACCATCCGCAAGAGGCAGAGG GTGCGATTCTTTATGGAGATCATGTGGCCCGTTATGCTGTTCATGGGACTGGTCTGGCTAAGAAGGGTGAATCCACTCTATCGTCAACATGAAT GCCACTTCCCCAACAAGGCCATGCCCTCCGCAGGGGTCCTGCCATGGATCCAGGGAATCTTCTGTAATGCCAACAACCCTTGTTTCCAGTACCCCACCCGTGGTGAATCTCCTGGCCTCGTGTCCAACTACAACTACTCCAT ATTGGCTCGGTTCTACTCAGATGCCCAGGAGCTGCTTTCTAGTGATCCAGAGTTTCTGCAGCTCGGTCGTCTCTGGCGGGAACTGAATGCCATGAGTAGCCTCATGGATATTCTGCGCACCCATCCCGAACAGGTCTCAG GCCGAGGAGTAAAAGTGGAGACCATCCTGAAGGACGACGAAACTCTGACATCATTCCTGCTGAGAGACGTTCCTCTGACAGAGTCTGTGGTGTATCAGTTAGTCAATTCTCAAATCAGGCCCGAACAG tttgcCTTCGGGGTCCCAGACTTGCATTTAAAAGATATTGCCTGCAACCTGAACCTGCTAGAGCGATTCCTGATTTTCCCCAGCCGCCGAGGGCTCTATGCCGTTCGCAATGCCATGTGCATCCTTACCCAACAACGTCTGCAGATCATCGAGGACAAATTCTACGCCAACGTGGACTTTTTCAAGCTATTCCGGCTG CTCCCTCTTGTTCTGGACAATCATTCTCAAGGCATTGACATTCACTCCTGGGTACGGGTTGTCTCTGCCGCCTCAGACAAACTGCGAGAG TTGTTCCAGAGGAACAGCTCTAGGGAGCTCCTCCAGCTCATGGCTCCTCTCTTCCAGAACAGTCTGTCCTTCAGGCAGGTGATGGCCGCTGCCTCCCGCCTGGTATGTGGCTACACCGAGGGGGCTTTCTCCCGAGTCACCTCCTTTAACTGGTACGAGGACAATAACTACAAAGCCTTCTTgggtatcagcagcagcagggctcAGGGCCACTACACATATGACAACAGCACCA cTCTTTTCTGCAATGATCTGATGAGAGAACTGGAGTCCAACCCTGCCACCAGGATTGTGTGGAACTCCGTCAAGCCCATGCTGATGGGACAGATCCTCTACGCCCCTGACTCACCGGCTGTCAGACAGATCATACGAAAT GCTAACACtacatttgaggagctggagaggCTGAGGACGATGGGGAAGGCCTGGGAGGAAGTGGCTCCTCAGATCTGGGCCTTTTTCCAAGATGGAGTCCAAGTCAAGATGATCCGG GACACCATCTGTAATCCGTCGGTGATGGATTTCATTGACAGGAGTCTAGAGGAGGCGCCGTTCTCTTCCAAACACATCCTCAACTTCCTGTACAACGGCCCACCAGAGGGCCGTCCAGATGACATGCCTGATTTTGACTGGCGAAACATCTTTAACCTCACTGACCGGGTCATTCGGATGCTGAACCGATATGGGGAT TGTGTGATCCTGGATAAGTTTGTGGCTCTGCCTGATGAGGATGCTGTCACTCAACGGGCTTTGGACCTGTTGGAGGAGAGCAAGTTCTGGGCAGGCCTCGTCTTTGTAAATATGTACCCCTGGACCGCCAACGTCCCTCCTCATGTTAAGTTCAAGATCCGTATGGATATTGATGCAGTGGAGCGCACCAATAAGGTCAAAGACAG GTATTGGGACCCTGGCCCCAGAGCTGATCCTATGGATGACCTCCGCTATGTGTGGGGCGGCTTTGCTTACCTTCAGGACATAATAGAGCATGGCATCATCAAGACTCAGACTGGAAGAGAGTGGCCTCTGGGTGTTTACCTTCAGCAGATGCCCTACCCTTGTTATGTGGATGATCT CTTCATGCTGACATTGAACCGCTGTTTCCCCATCTTCATGGTACTGGCCTGGGTCTACTCTGTGTCCATGATAGTCAAGAGTATCGTTCTAGAGAAGGAACTCCGTCTGAAGGAGACCCTGAGGGCCATGGGGGTCACTAACGGCGTCATCTGGGCCACCTGGTTTATTGACAGCTTCATCATGATGGGCACTAGCACCGCTCTCCTCACCGCCATCATCATG GGAGGGAGGGTACTGAACTACAGCAATCCaatcatcctcttcctctttctacTCACCTTCACTATGGCGACCATCATGCAGTGCTTCCTCCTCAGCGTCTTCTTCAACCAGGCCAACCTGGCAGCAGCCTGCTGTGGCATTGTTTACTTCACCCTTTACCTCCCGCACATCTTCTTCTTCGCCTGGCAAGACCGCATCACAAAAGACATGAAGATCCTGGTG AGTCTGCTGTCCCAAGTGGCGTTTGGCTTTGGGACAGAGTACCTGTCACGGTACGAGGAGCAGGGTTTGGGTCTGCAGTGGGACAACATCCAGACCAGCCCTCTGGAGGGGGACGAGTTCTCCTTCCTCACCTCCATCTGCATGATGGGACTGGACACTGCACTGTATGCTGTGCTGGCCTGGTACCTGGACAATGTCTTCCCTG GACAGTATGGAATTGGACGACCATTTTACTTCCCCTTCTTGCCCTGTTATTGGGTCAACACTGTGGCTCCAGCTTCAA GCAACAACAAACTTGAGTTGCATCAAAAAGGCTTCGATAACCTTGCAAACAAGGATCAAggagagcagcagaaaaaagtggaggaggaaaacCAGGAACCAGAGAAGAACCAGGAGAAACCTAAGACTCTGGAGGAGACGGCCTCATGTGAGCACCAGGCCCAGCGGGAGAGGCTGGGGAAGGAGAACCAGGCTGAGGGCGAAGAGAACAAGGAGAAAGATG GCCAGCCATTCTTTGAGGCAGAGCCAGCTGACCTGGTGAAGGGTGTTTGCATCCAGGACCTGGTCAAGGTGTTCGGCAGTAGCTCCAGACCGGCAGTGGACGGCCTCAGCATCAGTTTTTACGAGAGCCAGATTACTGCCTTTCTGGGCCACAATGGGGCCGGGAAGACCACCACCAT GTCTATTTTGACCGGTATGTTCCCTCCCACCTCGGGCACAGCGACCATTTATGGCAAGGACATCCGCAGAGACATGGATACCATCCGCCTGTCTCTGGGAATGTGCCCTCAGCACAATATCCTTTTCCAGCA TATGACTGTAGCAGAGCATATCCTGTTCTACTCACTGTTGAAAGGCCGTCCAATAGcggaggctgaggaggaggtggagaacaTGCTTCAGGATCTGGGTCTACCTCACAAGAGAGATGAACTGACCCAGAACCTCTCAG GAGGCATGCAGAGGAAGCTGTCAGTCGCCTTGGCGTTTGTCGGTGGGGCTAAGGTGGTGATCCTGGATGAGCCCACTTCAGGGGTGGACCCCTACTCCAGACGCTCCATCTGGGACCTGCTGCTGAAGTACCGTGCAG GGCGTACTGTGATAATGTCCACCCACCACATGGACGAGGCCGACCTGCTGAGTGACCGGGTGGCTATCATCTCACAGGGTCGCCTCTACTGCTGCGGGTCCCCAATCTTCCTCAAGAACTGTTTTGGCGCCGGCTTCTACCTCACGCTTGTACGACGAATGAAACACGACGCTCCCAAG GCTAGCTGCGACTGCACAGAGGATTGCTCCTGTGAATGCTCAAAATGCTCAAAGTTTAAAGCGAACACGGAGGAGCGCCAGGCTGCGGACGGACAGATGGACG GTAACATGGAACGCATCACAGCCCTGGTCCATCATCACGTGCCGCAGGCTCGTCTGGTCGAGGCCATTGGCCAGGAGCTGACCTATCTGCTGCCGAACCGTAACTTCCAGCCCAGGGCCTACGCTAGCCTCTTCAGGGAGCTGGAGGAAACCCTGGTGGACATCGGCCTCAGCAGCTTTGGCGTGTCCGACACATCGCTGGAGGAG ATCTTCCTAAAGGCCACTGCTGATGGGAATGCAACCGACAGGAAATGTATACAAG ACAAGAGATCATTGCAGCAGACTTCTCGAGCTAGTCTCTGTGGATTCAACAGAGTGGCTGTTGACATGGAACCACTAGAAG AGACAGATGGAGCTTCGCACGGCAACCGCCAGGACCCGTGCGGTGTCCTAGAAAGCGGTGCAGGCAGGGGATCCTACCAGGTCAGGGGCCTGTGTCTGACCATCAAACAGTTCTTTGCTCTGCTGATCAAGAGGCTGCATCACACCACCCGCTCCTACAAAGATTTCTTCGCCCAG ATTGTGCTGCCAgccagttttgttttcctggcaCTGACATTCACGCTCATCGTTCCACCTTTCGGAGAGTATCCAAGTCTGACCCTCAGTCCCTGGATGTACGGACGACAGTACACCTTCTTCAG TAATGAGCGTCCTATGGATGCTCAGATGCGATACTTCGGCAAGGTGTTGCTGGACAAGCCTGGCTTTGGGACTCGCTGCATGGTGGATGAACCACTGGA AGATTTCCCATGTAACAACATCACCACAGAGTGGGAGATGCCCCTGGTTAACCCTGCTCTGATAGATATGCTGGCTGGTCCAGAGTGGAACTCCCTCAGACCATCTCCAGACTGTCAGTGCAGCACACCCAGGAAACTCACCATGCTGCCCGTGTGCCCTGAGGGAGCTGGAGGCCTTCCACCTCCACAG AGGATCCAGTCAACAGGAGATGTTCTCATGGACCTAACAGGCAGGAACATCTCAGACTACCTGGTGAAGACCTACCCCAGGCTCATCAGAACCAG CTTGAAGAGCAAATACTGGGTGAACGAACAAAG GTATGGAGGTATATCGGTGGGAGGACAGCTTCCTGTTTTAGGGCTGCAGCCAAAGACCATCCAAGATGCAGCAGCACAGCTGGGACGGCTGCTCAATGTTACCGGG GGCAAATACTCTAAACAAACACTGGAGGACATCGGGACGTTCCTCAGATACATGGAGACTCAAAACAATGTCAAG GTGTGGTACAACAATAAGGGCTGGCACTCTATGGTATCTTTCATGAACGTGGCCAACAACGCCATCCTCCGTGCACACCTGGCCAAAGGGGCTAACCTGGACGAATATGGAATCACAACTATCAACCACCCCCTGAACCTCACCAAAGAACAACTCTCTGAGATCACTGT CCTGACCACCTCAGTGGATGCAGTGGTGGCCATCTGCGTCATCTTCGCCATGTCCTTTGTCCCGGCCAGCTTCGTTGTCTATCTCATCCAGGAGAGGGTCACCCAGGCCAAACACCTGCAGTTTGTCAGTGGTGTCAGTCCACTGGTCTACTGGATGGCCAACTTCGTCTGGGACATG GTGAATTACTCCATCAGTGCAGCGATGGTGGTGgaaattttcatcttttttgatAAGAAGTGCTACACCTCACCAACCAACCTCCAACCACTTGTTGCCCTGCTTATTCTTTATGG CTGGTCTGTGACACCCATGATGTACCCCATGTCCTACATATTCAGTGTCCCCAGCACAGCCTACGTCTCTCTGTCATGTATCAACCTCTTCATTGGCATCAACAGCAGCGCCATAACCTTCATCCTGGACCTTTTTGAGGGAACCGCA GCTCTGTACAAGTTCAATCAGCTGTTAAAGACCGTGCTGCTCATCTTCCCCCATTACTGCCTGGGTCGAGGTCTCATAGACATGGCCATGAACCAGGCTTTGATTGATATCTACGCTCACTTTG GTGAGGACTACAGTCCAGACCCCTATAACTGGGACTTTATTGGGAAGAACCTGTTCTGCATGGCTGTTGAGGGATTTGTCTATTTAATCCTTAACTTTCTCTTCCAGTATCGCTTCTTCCTGGATCACTG GATATCAGATTGCCCAAAGCCTCCTATTTTGGACGAAGATGTAGACGTGACTGAGGAAAGACAGCGAATCTATCagagtggaaaaacaaattatattttagGCATAAAAGACCTGTCCAAg ACGTACACAGGAACAGTCATCCCTGCAGTGGACCAAATCTGTGTTGGGGTATCACCTGGAGAG TGCTTTGGTCTCCTGGGGGTAAATGGAGCAGGCAAGACCACCACGTTCAAGATGTTGACAGGTGACATCGACGTCACCTCAGGAGAAGCCTCAGTTGCTGGTCACAG CATTTTGACCAACATCCTGGACGTTCACCAGAACATGGGATATTGCCCACAGTTCGATGCCATAGATGAGTTGCTGACAGGCAGAGAACATCTCCATCTTTACGCCCGCCTCCGTGGAGTCCCAGAGGCTGAGATCAGCAGG GTTGCAGAGTGGGCCATCCAGAAGATGGGTCTCTCAGAGTATGCAGGTCAAAGTGCTGGGACCTACAGTGGCGGTAACAAGAGGAAGCTCTCCACAGCCATCGCCATGATCGGTTGCCCTTctctggtgctgctg GATGAGCCCACTACAGGGATGGACCCTCTCTCCAGACGCTTCCTCTGGAACTCCATTTTGAGTGTTATTCAAGACAGACGAGCTGTGGTTCTCACCTCACACAG CATGGAGGAATGTGAGGCACTGTGTACCCGTTTAGCCATTATGGTTAATGGATCCTTCAAGTGTTTGGGAACAATTCAGCATCTCAAATACAA ATTTGGTGATGGCTACGTGTTGACCATGAAGATCAGGGCAGCTAAACCCGGCTGTGCCCCAGACCTGAACCCTGCCGAAGCCTTCATGGAGAGCACCTTCCCTGGCTGCATCCAGAGGGAGAAACACTACAACACCCTACAGTACaagatctcctcctcctccctggcTAGGATCTTTCAAATGGTCTTAGCTAACAAAGACAAGCTAAAAATAGAGGACTACTCTGTGTCACAGACCACTCTCGACCAG GTCTTTGTGAATTTCGCCAGGCAACAGTCGAGAGAGGATGACACTATTGTGTTGCATCCAAAAGCGGCTGGGGCGCAGCGATATATTGACACCCGGCCCATCCAGTCTTTGGGGAAGTGA